In one window of Kitasatospora sp. MMS16-BH015 DNA:
- a CDS encoding DUF885 domain-containing protein: MSNEQTSDQQRSGAADTPRRLADAFVDRSAAQDPMTAAVLGLHAGDTRQVDLSPEGFEALADLARETLAALDRLPATATATDPTEAACARLLRERLTAQLAVHEAGDHVRALRNTNSPIHYVRSIFTLMPTGTEEEWAAVAGRLRAVPGAVAGYRATLGQGIERGLLSAPRQVETVLAQLDAWTGRADGGAGWFAGFVADGPERLRGELDAAALAATAAVGELRDWLTESYLPKAAGTPDAVGLERYLRSARLATGSDVDVAEAYDWAWTEFHRTRAEMVTAAEQVLPGAGVTAAMDHLNEHGHAIKGEEAVRDWLQGVMDEAIAALDGTHFDITGPLRRVESRIAPAGSAAAPFYQGPSLDFSRPGRTYLPTLGRDTFPTWQLVSTWYHEGVPGHHLQLARWTAVADQLSRYQVTLGKVSANVEGWALYAERLMDDLGFLADPADRLGYLTKQMLRVIRVIVDIGMHMRLAIPADSPFHPGRTWTPELADLFLATYQGSPAARRASEVNRYLGWPGQAIGYKLGERAWLQGREAARHRLGPAFDLKTWHMKAISQGSYGLDDLTANLASL, from the coding sequence ATGTCGAATGAGCAGACCTCAGATCAGCAGCGGTCAGGTGCGGCCGACACCCCTCGGCGCCTCGCGGACGCGTTCGTCGACCGCTCCGCCGCCCAGGACCCGATGACGGCGGCCGTACTCGGCCTGCACGCCGGCGACACCCGCCAGGTCGACCTCTCGCCCGAGGGCTTCGAGGCGCTGGCCGACCTGGCCCGCGAGACCCTCGCCGCCCTCGACCGCCTCCCCGCCACCGCCACCGCCACCGATCCGACGGAGGCCGCCTGCGCCCGGCTGCTCCGCGAGCGGCTGACCGCCCAGCTCGCCGTGCACGAGGCCGGCGACCACGTCCGGGCCCTGCGCAACACCAACTCGCCGATCCACTACGTCCGTTCGATCTTCACCCTGATGCCGACCGGCACCGAGGAGGAGTGGGCGGCGGTGGCGGGCCGGCTCCGGGCCGTGCCGGGGGCGGTGGCCGGCTACCGGGCCACCCTCGGGCAGGGCATCGAGCGCGGGCTGCTCTCGGCGCCGCGGCAGGTCGAGACCGTGCTCGCCCAGCTGGACGCCTGGACCGGCCGGGCCGACGGCGGGGCCGGCTGGTTCGCCGGGTTCGTCGCCGACGGGCCCGAGCGGCTGCGTGGCGAGCTCGACGCCGCCGCGCTGGCCGCCACCGCCGCCGTCGGCGAGCTGCGCGACTGGCTGACCGAGAGTTACCTTCCCAAGGCGGCGGGCACGCCGGACGCGGTCGGCCTGGAGCGCTACCTGCGCTCGGCCCGGCTGGCCACCGGCTCGGACGTGGACGTGGCCGAGGCGTACGACTGGGCCTGGACGGAGTTCCACCGCACCCGTGCCGAGATGGTGACGGCGGCCGAGCAGGTGCTGCCGGGGGCCGGTGTCACGGCGGCGATGGACCACCTCAACGAGCACGGCCACGCGATCAAGGGCGAGGAGGCCGTCCGCGACTGGCTCCAGGGCGTCATGGACGAGGCGATCGCCGCCCTGGACGGCACCCACTTCGACATCACCGGGCCGCTGCGCCGGGTCGAGTCCAGGATCGCCCCGGCGGGCAGCGCGGCGGCGCCGTTCTACCAGGGCCCGAGCCTCGACTTCAGCCGCCCCGGCCGCACCTACCTGCCCACCCTCGGCCGGGACACCTTCCCGACCTGGCAGCTGGTCAGCACCTGGTACCACGAGGGCGTGCCCGGCCACCACCTCCAGCTCGCCCGCTGGACGGCCGTCGCCGACCAGCTGAGCCGCTACCAGGTGACCCTCGGCAAGGTCAGCGCCAACGTCGAGGGCTGGGCGCTGTACGCCGAGCGGCTGATGGACGACCTCGGCTTCCTGGCTGACCCGGCCGACCGGCTCGGCTACCTCACCAAGCAGATGCTCCGGGTGATCCGGGTGATCGTCGACATCGGCATGCACATGCGCCTGGCCATCCCCGCCGACTCCCCCTTCCACCCCGGCCGGACCTGGACCCCGGAGCTCGCCGACCTCTTCCTCGCCACCTACCAGGGCAGCCCCGCCGCCCGCCGCGCCAGCGAGGTCAACCGCTACCTCGGCTGGCCCGGCCAGGCCATCGGCTACAAGCTCGGCGAACGCGCCTGGCTCCAGGGCCGCGAGGCCGCCCGCCACCGCCTCGGCCCGGCCTTCGACCTCAAGACCTGGCACATGAAGGCCATCTCCCAGGGCTCCTACGGCCTCGACGACCTCACCGCCAACCTGGCCTCGCTCTGA